GGCCACCGCGGCCGTCACCGACGTCCTCCGGGAGGGCGGCGACCGGGGCACCGTCGTGCAGCCGGCCGCCGACGACGGCGAGTGGCCGCACCTGGGCGAGACCACCTGGACCCTCACCGACTCCGCCGTCTGGACCGCGCACCTTCCGTGCATGCCGGGCAGCGAGCACGTCCTCGACCTGATGGCGCATGTCGCACCCACCCAGGACTGGGGCCTGAACAAGATTCCCGGCGACCGCACCGCTGTCAAGGGCGGCTGGGGCGTCGACGAGGGCGACGAGGGCTATCTGGTCCGTCAGATCGGCCTCACCACGCTGAACGACGGCAAGCGGGTCGCGGTCTCGATGAGCGCGCACGAGCCGAAGATGACCTTCGACGCCGGGGCGATCGCCCTCAACACCGTCGGCCACTGGCTGGGCGACAACCTGACCCTGCTGCCGGGCGGGTCGTGCCCGGGCGCCGGCGGCTGATCCGGTATCAAAGACAGCGACTGCTCACTCTGAGCGACAACCACGAACGCCGCGGCACGTTGTCGCTCAGAGTGGGCAGCGATCGATAAGTTTCACCGAACGCTGCGAACGACCTCCTGCCCGGTGACACCGGACGGCTCCGGCACCGAACACCTCGCCGACCGACGCCGCACCCTGACCGCCCGGTAAGGTGGCCTCCCATGAGAAAGACCTCCCTCCTGCTGGTTCCCGCCGCCTGTGCACTGCTGCTCACCGGGTGTTCCTCGGATCACGCCAAGTCGTACGACCCGAGCAACACGTCGTGCCCCAGCACCGACGCGCCGGACAACACCAAGACGCAGTGGACGGTGAAGGGCACCACCGGCGAGGCGCGGATCGCCGCAGGCACCGACGAGCACGGCCCCGTCATCAACGTCACCACCCCGTTCGCCGTGAACGAGACCCAGGTCCAGACCCTCACCACCGGCGATGGCCCGGTCGTCAAGGAGGGCGACACCGTCTACGTCTGCTACGAGGGCGTCAACGGCCGCACCGGCGACGTCTTCGACTCCAGCTACGGGCGCGGCGAGGCCACCAGCTTTCCCGCTC
The nucleotide sequence above comes from Gordonia sp. PP30. Encoded proteins:
- a CDS encoding FKBP-type peptidyl-prolyl cis-trans isomerase: MRKTSLLLVPAACALLLTGCSSDHAKSYDPSNTSCPSTDAPDNTKTQWTVKGTTGEARIAAGTDEHGPVINVTTPFAVNETQVQTLTTGDGPVVKEGDTVYVCYEGVNGRTGDVFDSSYGRGEATSFPAQQPSATQSGVIPGFVKALVGQKGGSHVGAVIPSEDGYPQGTPDGSIKPGDTIVFEMKIARVGD